From Enterococcus mediterraneensis, the proteins below share one genomic window:
- a CDS encoding SpaH/EbpB family LPXTG-anchored major pilin codes for MKNHKKINVMLGVLFLILPLLTNSFGAKKVFAEETAAQVILHKKKMTDLPDPLIQNSGKEMSEFDQYQGLADISFSVYNVTQEFYAQRDKGASVDAAKQAVQSLTPGTPVASGTTDADGNVTLSLPKKQNGKDAVYTIKEEPKDGVSAAANMVLAFPVYEMIKQADGSYKYGTEELDTIHLYPKNTVGNDGTLKVTKIGTAENEALNGAEFIISKEEGTPSVKKYIQSVTDGLYTWTTDQTKAKHFITGHSYDIGNNDFAEASIEKGQLIVNHLEVGKYNLEEVKAPDNAEMIEKQTITPFEILANSQTPVEKTIKNDTSKVDKTTPQLNGKDVAIGEKIQYEISVNIPLGIADKEGTQNKYTTFKLIDTHDAALTFDNDSSGTYVYALYDGNKEIDPVNYSVTEQTNGFTVSVDPNYIPSLTPGGTLKFVYYMHLNEKADPTKGFSNQANVDNGHTNDQTPPSVDVVTGGKRFVKVDGDVTSDQTLAGAEFVVRDQDSDTAKYLSIDPSTKAVSWVSAKESATVFTTTSNGLIDVTGLKYGTYYLEETKAPEKYVPLTNRVAFTIDEQSYVTAGQLISPEKIPNKHKGTLPSTGGKGIYVYIGAGVVLLLIAGLYFARRKHSQI; via the coding sequence ATGAAAAATCATAAAAAAATAAACGTTATGTTAGGAGTACTTTTCCTTATTTTACCATTACTCACAAACAGCTTCGGCGCAAAAAAAGTGTTTGCAGAGGAGACAGCAGCTCAAGTCATTCTCCATAAAAAGAAAATGACTGATTTACCCGATCCTTTGATTCAAAACAGTGGGAAAGAAATGAGTGAATTCGATCAATACCAAGGATTAGCCGATATTTCATTTTCAGTTTATAACGTCACTCAAGAATTTTATGCGCAACGAGATAAAGGAGCGTCCGTGGATGCAGCAAAACAAGCAGTCCAGTCTTTGACTCCTGGTACACCAGTTGCTTCAGGAACGACAGATGCTGATGGAAATGTCACTTTATCTTTACCTAAAAAACAAAATGGGAAAGATGCAGTCTACACGATCAAAGAAGAACCAAAAGACGGAGTGTCAGCTGCCGCAAACATGGTTTTAGCTTTCCCTGTATATGAGATGATCAAACAAGCAGATGGCTCTTATAAATACGGAACAGAAGAACTAGATACTATCCATCTCTACCCTAAAAATACAGTCGGTAATGATGGAACGTTGAAAGTTACAAAAATCGGTACTGCCGAAAACGAAGCACTAAATGGAGCAGAATTTATTATTTCTAAAGAAGAAGGAACACCAAGCGTCAAAAAATACATCCAAAGTGTCACAGATGGATTGTACACTTGGACAACTGATCAAACCAAAGCCAAACATTTCATTACTGGTCATTCTTATGACATCGGCAACAATGACTTTGCCGAGGCATCTATTGAAAAAGGCCAGTTGATCGTTAATCATTTAGAAGTTGGAAAATATAATTTAGAAGAAGTAAAAGCTCCTGATAATGCGGAAATGATTGAAAAGCAAACAATCACGCCTTTTGAGATCCTGGCAAATAGCCAAACACCAGTAGAAAAGACCATCAAAAATGATACGTCTAAAGTTGATAAAACAACACCTCAATTGAATGGAAAAGATGTCGCAATCGGTGAAAAAATTCAATATGAGATTTCTGTCAATATCCCATTAGGTATCGCTGATAAAGAAGGAACGCAAAACAAGTACACAACATTCAAACTTATCGATACTCATGACGCTGCTTTAACATTTGATAATGATTCTTCAGGAACGTATGTTTATGCCTTATATGATGGAAATAAAGAAATCGACCCAGTAAATTATTCTGTCACTGAGCAAACAAACGGATTCACGGTTTCAGTTGATCCGAATTATATTCCTTCATTAACTCCTGGCGGTACATTGAAATTCGTTTACTATATGCATTTGAACGAAAAAGCAGATCCAACCAAAGGATTTTCTAACCAAGCAAATGTCGATAACGGGCATACAAATGATCAAACACCACCGTCAGTCGATGTCGTTACTGGGGGCAAACGATTTGTTAAAGTAGATGGTGACGTTACATCAGATCAAACACTTGCTGGAGCAGAATTCGTCGTTCGTGATCAAGATAGTGACACAGCGAAATATTTATCGATCGACCCATCCACAAAAGCCGTCAGCTGGGTATCGGCGAAAGAATCAGCAACGGTTTTTACAACCACAAGTAACGGTTTAATCGATGTGACAGGTCTAAAATATGGCACGTACTATCTGGAAGAAACGAAAGCGCCAGAAAAATATGTTCCATTAACAAACCGTGTAGCATTTACTATCGATGAACAATCTTATGTAACAGCAGGACAGTTGATTTCTCCTGAAAAAATACCAAATAAACACAAAGGTACACTTCCTTCAACAGGCGGTAAGGGAATCTATGTGTATATCGGTGCAGGAGTAGTCCTTCTATTGATTGCTGGACTGTACTTTGCTAGACGCAAGCACAGTCAGATTTAG